One stretch of Eretmochelys imbricata isolate rEreImb1 chromosome 1, rEreImb1.hap1, whole genome shotgun sequence DNA includes these proteins:
- the LOC144279547 gene encoding olfactory receptor 51G2-like: MSAVNDTNFNSAVLLFTGIPGQEDVHLWISIPFCLIYVISILGNSVILFIIKTDPTLHEPMYILLSMLAVTDLGLLISTIPSTLAVFLFNSREISLDACFAQLFFIHSFSFTESSILLLMAFDRFVAIHNPLRYASILTPSRIAKMGLVFVLRGVAVIFPLPFLLKCYRYCRISVLSHCYCINQEVMKAACSEISVSSIYGLFVTVSTVGLDSLLIFLSYVMILKTVLSIASHVERLRALSTCVSHLCAVLLFYVPVLGLSVIHRFAKNSSPLLPILIGYVYLVVPPLMNPIVYSVKSKHLRARIIRVFVK; this comes from the coding sequence ATGTCAGCTGTCAATGACACCAACTTCAACTCTGCAGTGTTACTTTTCActgggatacctgggcaggaagaCGTCCATCTCTGGATTTCCATCCCCTTCTGCTTAATATATGTTATTTCAATATtaggaaattcagtcattctgttcattataaaaacagatccaaccctccatgagcccatgtacattCTCCTTTCCATGTTGGCTGTCACAGACCTTGGTTTATTGATATCCACCATACCGTCAACACTGGCCGTATTCTTGTTTAACTCTAGGGAGATCAGCCTTGATGCCTGTTTtgcccagctgttcttcatccactcGTTTTCGTTCACTGAATCCTCCATACTCCTACTGATGGCCTTTGACCGCTTCGTTGCAATCCATAACCCGCTGAGATATGCTTCCATCTTAACTCCATCAAGAATAGCCAAGATGGGGCTAGTGTTTGTGCTAAGAGGGGTGGCCGTAATATTTCCACTCCCCTTTCTCCTGAAATGCTACCGATACTGTCGAATCAGTGTCCTCTCCCATTGCTACTGCATAAACCAGGAGGTCATGAAGGCCGCTTGCTCAGAGATCAGTGTCAGCAGCATCTATGGCTTGTTTGTTACAGTCTCCACGGTAGGGCTGGACTCGctgctcatcttcctctcttatgtgatgatccTCAAAACAGTGCTGAGCATCGCGTCCCATGTGGAGCGCCTCAGGGCCCTGAGCACCTGCGTCTCCCACCTCTGCGCCGTCCTTCTCTTCTACGTGCCAGTGCTCGGCTTGTCTGTGATACACAGATTCGCGAAGAACTCTTCTCCCTTGCTTCCAATTCTCATTGGCTATGTCTACCTAGTAGTCCCGCCCCTGATGAACCCAATTGTGTACAGCGTGAAAAGCAAACACCTTCGTGCGAGGATAATCAGGGTGTTTGTCAAGTGA